The DNA region ACCGAAACCCTGGAAGTCATGGCCGACAGGGAGATGATCTCGGTCCTCAGGGAAAGCATTGTCCAGTACGGCCGCGGGGAGGCGGTCCCCTGGGAAAAGGCGAAAAGGGACCTTGACCTTTGACCTGGCATGTGGTCATCACCCCGGCTGCCCTGGAAATGCTCAAAGGGATCTCCGACAGGCGCATACGGGGGCAGGTGTCAGACAGCATCGGCATGCCGGCGGGAGATCCTGAAAAGAAGGGTAAACCGCTGCTTGGCGAGCTTGCCGGATTCCGGTCCCTCCGTGCCGCCGGGCAGAAATACCGTGTGATCTATAAGGTGGAGAAGAAGATCGTCACCGTTGTCGTGGTTGCCGTGGGTAGAAGAAGGGAAGGGGACAGAAAGGACATCTACTCCCTGGCGAGAAGGCTGTT from bacterium includes:
- a CDS encoding type II toxin-antitoxin system RelE/ParE family toxin, with the translated sequence MTWHVVITPAALEMLKGISDRRIRGQVSDSIGMPAGDPEKKGKPLLGELAGFRSLRAAGQKYRVIYKVEKKIVTVVVVAVGRRREGDRKDIYSLARRLFEQKLL